CCGCCACGAGGGCCGCCACCTGGCCGACGACGTCGACGGCCCCGTGGTGGTGCAGGTGCCACCCGCTGCCGTCGTGGTCGGTCATCCGCGGCGCGGCCGTCCAGCGGCGGAGCAGCGCGTTGACCGCGGCCGCCCGCCCCTCCCCCGCCGCGTCGACGACGGCGAGCCAGCCGCCCTCCAGCACGTCCCGGACGCCGGCGACCGCGGCGTCGTCGACGGCCGCCGGGAGCACGAGACCCGCGGCGGCGCAGCGGCGTGCCAGGTCGGCCGGACCGCCGGGCGGCGCGTTGACGAGGTCGACCGCCAGCCGGACCGACGCCCGGCCGTCATGGTTGAAGTGCACGGACCCATGACACCACGGTGGCGGCGTGGAACCTCTGGAGCACTCCTGGCAGGTCCGGTCCCGGCACGCGACGGCCGACGGTGTCGTCGCCTACGAGGCGTGCCGCTGCGGCACCTGGCGGGTCGTCACCGCCGGCGCCGTCGTCGCCGTCGCGGCGCCGCCCGTCGACCTCAGCGGTGGGACAGGAGGCGACGGGCGGTCGAGCCGTCGACGACGAGGTCGGTGACGAGCCCGGCCGCGAGCGCGGCGGCCAGCGCGGGCACCTTGCCCGTGCCCGCCACGGCGCAGACGCGGCGGGGGATGCGGCGCAGCACCGGCGGCGGCGGGCCGCTCGAGCGCGCGTTGAGCGGCACGCCCTGCCAGCTGCCGTCCGCGCGCAGGAAGACGGTGCAGACGTCGCCGACGACGTGCTCCTCCGCGAGGGACAGCCGGTCGGCGTCGGTGAGGTAGCCCGCGGTGTACACGCGGCTCGGGACGCCGCCGGCGACGGCGCCGACGCCGAACAGCGCGACGTCGCAGCGCTGCTGCAGCGCGAGGACGCCCTGGACGCTCCGCTCGCGCCACATCGCCCGCCGGGTGGCGGCGGCGTCGAAGAAGGCCGGCACCGGGAACTGGTGCACCTCGGCGCCCCACGCGGCGCCGAAGCGGTCGATGACCTCCCCCGCGTAGCCGAGCCCGGTGCTGCGCGAGTTGGCCGCGCCGTTGAGCTGGACGACGTGGGCGTCGACCGTCGAGCGGGCCACGAGGTGGCGGGCGACGGCGCTCGTCGTCGTCCCCCAGGCGACGCCGAGCACGAGCCCGCTGCCCATGAGGTCGCCGAGCAGCCCCGCCGTCGCGTCGGCCACCGCCTCGAGCCGGGCGAGCTCGGTCGCGCCCTCCGGGACGGGGGCCACGACGGCCTCGACCCCGAAGCGGTCGCCGAGCGCGGCGGCCAGCGCCGGCGCACGTCCGTGCACGGGGGCGACCGTCACCGTGACGATGCCCCGGGCACGCGCCGCGTCGAGCATCCGGGAGACGGTGCTGCGCGAGACGCCCTCCTCCCGCGCGACGACGTCCATGGTGACGCGGTCGATCCAGTAGCGGCGGGCCACCCGCTCGAGGTCGTCGTCGTCGACCGGCACCGCTCCCCCTCGTCCCGCACACCCGGTGCGACGCCGGGCATCTCGGACGCCAGTGTGCACGTCCGTGCAGGCGGTGGCGCCGTCGGCCGTCGAGGAGCAGAGTCGCGATCACGGACGAGGGCGCCGACGGGGCGCCCTCCCCGACGACGAGCGGGCGAGGTCGCCCGCACGGAGGGCACCCATGAGCACGAGCACCACCACGGCCACCAGCCGGCAGGTCGGCCCGAGCACCGCCCTGTCCCCCGCCTCCCGCACCGAGGCGCTGCGGCGCATGCGCTCGGAGACCCTCGACGTCCTCGTCGTCGGCGGCGGCGTCACGGGCGCCGGCGCGGCGCTGGACGCGGCGAGCCGCGGCCTCACGGTCGGCGTCCTCGAGCGGCGCGACTGGGCGGCCGGCACCTCGAGCCGCGCCAGCAAGCTCATCCACGGCGGCCTGCGGTACCTCGAGATGCTCGACTTCCACCTCGTCCACGAGGCGCTCCGCGAGCGCGGGCTCCTCGTCGACCGGCTGGCCCCGCACCTCGTGCACCCCGTGCCCTTCCTCTTCCCGCTCGAGAAGCAGTGGCAGCGCTTCTACATCGGCGCCGGCATCGCGCTCTACGACGGCATGGCCGGCGTGCTCGGCCGCACCGGCGGCGAGGGCCGCCGCACCGTCCCGCTGCACCGGCACATGACCCGCAAGGGCCTGCACCGCCGCTTCCGCGACTTCCGCCGCGACGCCGCCGTCGGCGCCATCCAGTACTGGGACGCCAAGGTCGACGACGCCCGCCTCGTGCACGTGCTCGTCCGCACGGCCGTCGGCCACGGCGCCCTCGCGGCCGCCCGCACGCAGGTCGTCGGCTACCTCGAGGAGGGCGGGCGCGTCGTCGGCGTGCGCGCCGTCGACCTGGAGTCCGGCGAGGAGATCGCCGTGCGCGCCCGACACGTCGTCGGCGCCACGGGCGTCTGGACGGACGAGATCCAGGAGCTCTTCCGCACCCGCGGCCTCGAGGTCCGCGCCTCCAAGGGCGTGCACATCATCGTGCCGAAGGAGGCCGTCGACGGGGAGTCCGGCCTCATCCTCCGCACGGAGAAGAGCGTCCTATTCGTCATCCCGTGGGAGACGCACTGGGTCATCGGCACGACCGACACCCCGTGGGACCTCGAGAAGGACCACCCCGTGGCCACGAGCGAGGACATCGAGTACCTCCTCGACCACGCGAACGCCGTGCTCTCCCGGCCGCTCTCGCGCGACGACGTCATCGGCGTCTACACGGGCCTGCGCCCGCTGCTCCAGCCGACCGCGAAGGGCGACCTGCCCGGCGAGGGCGGGGAGAAGGGCGGCAAGGGCGGCGGCGACCCGACGACGACCACGAAGGTGTCGCGCGAGCACACCGTGGCCACCCTGCGCCCCGGCCTCACGGTCGTGGCGGGCGGCAAGTACACGACGTACCGGGTCATGGCCCGCGACGTCGTCGACGCCGCCCTGGCCGACGCGGCCCCCGGCGACCGCCCGGCCGGCCCGTCGCTGACGGCGGACCTCCCGCTCGCGGGCGCCGACGGCTACGGCGTCCGCTGGGCGCAGCGCAGCCGGATCGCGGCCGAGCGCGGCTGGTCGGTCGAGCGGGTCGAGCACCTGCTCCACCGCTACGGCTCGCTCCTCGACGAGGTGCTCGCGCTCGTCGACGCCGACCCCTCCCTCGGCGAGCCCCTCGAGGGCGCGGAGCACTACCTCCGCGTCGAGGCGCTCTACGCCGCGACGCACGAGGGGGCCCTCCACGTCGAGGACGTCCTCACCCGCCGCACCCGGCTCTCCTACGAGCAGGCCGACCGGGGGACGGCGAGCGCCCGCGCCGTCGCCGACCTCCTCGCCGGCCCGCTCGGCTGGGACGCCGCGCAGGTCGCGGAGGAGGTCGCCAGCTACCTCGCCCGCGTCGAGGCCGAGCGCGCCGCCGAGGTGGAGGACGACGACGCCGCCGCCGAGCGCCGCCGCCTCGAGGCGCCGGACATCCGCCCGGACGTGCCCGTCACGTCCGCCGGGGGCCCCGCCGCGGCCTGACCCGCGGACCGCCGTGGCGTGCCCGTCCAGAGGCGGCGGGCACGCCACGGGGCCGCGCCCCGGCCCGGCGGCGACCCGCCGGGCTGCACCACCCAGAGAGGTCGACGATGACCGCAGCAGGACCCACGGCCGCCACCCGCCGCCGCAACCCCCTCGCCGCGCCGCACCCGGCGCCGCGCCTGCCCGACGACGAGGTCGCCCGCCGCTACCCGCGGCTGCGCGTCCAGGTCTTCGCGGGCATCTTCATCGGCTACGCCGCGTACTACCTCATCCGCAACAACGTCCCGCTCGTCGCGACCCTGCTGCGCGACGAGCAGGGCTTCTCCGCCGTCGGGCTCGGCATCATCACCAACGCCGTCCTCGTCGCCTACGGGCTGTCGAAGTTCCTCTCCGCCATGGTGTCCGACCGCAGCGACGCCCGGTTGTTCCTGCCGGTCGGGCTGGCGCTGTCCGCCGTCGCCAACCTCGTCGTGGGCCTCGTCCCGGCCGTCTCGGCGAGCGTGGCGCTGCTCGCGGTCGTCATGGTCGTCAACGGCTGGTTCCAGGGCATGGGGTGGCCGCCCAGCGGCCGCGTCCTCGTCCACTGGTTCTCGACCGGCGAGCGCGGGCGCCGCACGGCGCTGTGGAACGTCGCGCACAACGTCGGCGGCGCCGGCTCGGGCGCGCTGGCCGGCCTGGCCGTCGCCTGGTTCGGCGGCTACCGCGCCGCCTTCTGGTTCCCCGCGCTCGTCTGCCTCGTCCTCGCCGTCGTCGCCTACGTGCTGCTGCGCGACCGCCCCGAGGCCGTCGGCCTCCCGCGGATCGAGGAGCACCGCTCCGACCCCGCCCCCGTCGACACCGAGGCTGAGGACGCCGGGCTCAGCAGCTGGCAGGTCGTCCGCCGGCACGTGCTCCGCAACCGGACGATGGTCAACCTCGCGCTCGCCAACGTCTTCGTCTACATGCTCCGCTACGGCGTCCTCGTGTGGGCCCCCGTCTACCTCGCGGACGTGCGCGGCGCGAGCCTGGGCGAGGGCATCGCGGGGTTCTCGCTCTTCGAGCTCGCGGGCATCCCGGGCACGCTGCTCTGCGGGTGGGTGAGCGACCGCGTGTTCCGTGGTCGTCGGACCCCCGCCGGCGTCCTCTTCCTCGGCGGCGTCGCCGCGGCCGTCGCCGTCTACTGGCTGTCCCCCGTCGACGGGCCGCTGTGGGTCTCCTACGCGGCGCTCGTCGTCATCGGCGGCCTCATCTACGGGCCCGTCATGCTCATCGGCCTGCAGGCCCTCGACCTCAGCCCGCGGCACGTCGCGGGCACCGCCGCCGGCTTCACCGGGCTCTTCGGCTACGTGCTCGGCGCCACCCTCGCCAGCACCGGCATCGGCCTGTCGGTCACCGCCTTCGGGTGGGACACGACCTTCGTGCTGATCCTCGTCGGCGTCGCCGTGGCCGTCGGCTTCCTGCTCCTCGTGGGCCGCGACGAGACGGCGCTCCGCGCCCGTCGGGCCGCGACGCCCACGACCTGACCCCGGCCGGTCCGCCCGCACCCACCGACCCCGACCCCGACCCTGACACCGTCGTCACGAGAGGAACCCCATGGCACCGTCCCTGGCCGACGTCTTCCTGTCCGAGGTGCTGGGCACCGCGACGCTCACGCTGCTCGGCTGCGGCGTGGTCGCGAACGCCCTGCTCGCCCGGACCAAGGGCTTCGCCGGCGGCCCCCTGTTCATCAACTTCGGCTGGGGCCTCGCGGTCTTCGCCGGCGTCTACGTGGCGTACGCCTCGGGCGCGCACCTCAACCCGGCCGTCACCATCGGCCTCCTCGTGTCCGGCAGCGACTACGCCCCCGGCGTCGAGGCCACGCTGGGCAGCACCCTCGTGTACTTCTCCGCGGAGATGATCGGCGGCTTCCTCGGCGCCGTCGTCTGCTGGCTGGCGTACAAGAAGCACTTCGACGCGACCGAGGACGGCTCGCTCAAGCTGGCGGTCTTCTCCACCGGTCCCGAGATCCGCAGCTACCCGTGGAACGTCCTCACCGAGGTGATCGCGACGTTCGTGCTCGTCCTCGTCATCCTCCTCTTCGGCCGCACCCCCGCCGCGCTCGGCGCGATCCCCGTCGCCCTGCTCGTCGTCGGCATCGGCGCCTCCCTCGGCGGGCCCACGGGCTACGCCATCAACCCGGCCCGCGACCTCGGCCCGCGCATCGCGCACGCGCTGCTCCCCATCCCGGGCAAGGGCGGGTCGGACTGGGCGTACGCCTGGGTGCCCGTCGTCGGCCCGGTCATCGGCGGCGCCCTCGCCGGCGTCGTCTTCTACGCCTTCCCCGTCCTCTCCTGAGCCACCGCCCGCCCGCAGTCCCCGCCCCGACCGAGAACCCCGTCCCGGAAGGACACCGACGTCCCATGACCGAGAGCACCAGCAGCGCCCGCTACGTCGTCGCCATCGACCAGGGCACGACGAGCACCCGCGCCATCGTCTTCGACCACGCGGGCACCATCGTCTCCACCGGCCAGCTGGAGCACGAGCAGATCTTCCCCCGCGCCGGCTGGGTCGAGCACGACCCCGCCGAGATCTGGCGCAACACCCGGGAGGTCATCGGCCAGGCCCTGTCCCGCGCCGACATCACCCGGCACGACGTGGCCGCGGTCGGCATCACCAACCAGCGCGAGACGACCGTCGTCTGGGACAAGAACACCGGCGAGCCGGTCTACAACGCCATCGTCTGGCAGGACGTGCGCACCCAGCCGATCGTCGACCGGCTCGCGGCCGACGGCGGCGTCGACCGCTTCCGCCAGGTCTGCGGGCTCCCGCTCAACCCGTACTTCGCCGGCACGAAGATCATGTGGGTCCTCGAGAACGTCGAGGGCGCCCGCGAGCGGGCCGAGGCGGGCGACCTCCTCTTCGGCACCACCGACTCGTGGGTGCTGTGGAACCTCACCGGCGGCACCGACGGCGGCGTCCACCTCACCGACGTCACCAACGCCTCGCGCACCCTCTTCATGGACCTGCGCACGCTGCAGTGGGACGACGACGTCCTCGCCGCCATGGACATCCCCCGGGCGATGCTCCCGGAGATCCGCTCGTCGTCCGAGGTCTACGGCACCGTCCGGGCGTCGAGCCTGCTCCGCGAGACGCCGATCGCCGGCATCCTCGGCGACCAGCAGGCGGCCACCTTCGGCCAGGCGGCCTTCTCGCCCGGCGAGGCCAAGAACACCTACGGCACCGGCAACTTCCTCATCGTCAACACCGGCGAGGACCTCGTCTTCAGCGACAACGGGCTCCTCACGACGATGGCGTACCGCCTCGGCGACGCGAAGCCCGTGTACGCCCTCGAGGGGGCCATCGCCGTCACCGGCTCCCTCGTGCAGTGGCTGCGCGACAACCTCGGGCTCGTCTCCTCCGCCTCGGAGATCGAGGCCCTCGCGGGCTCGGTCGAGGACAACGGCGGCGTGTACGTCGTCCCGGCGTTCTCCGGCCTCTTCGCCCCGTACTGGCGCGGCGACGCGCGCGGCGCCGTGGTCGGCCTCACGCGCTACGTCACGAAGGCGCACATCGCGCGGGCCGCGCTGGAGGCCACCGCCTTCCAGACCCGCGAGGTCCTGGACGCCGCGGACGCCGACTCCGGCGTGCCCCTGACGGAGCTGCGCGTCGACGGCGGCATGGTCGTCAACGACCTGCTCATGCAGTTCCAGGCGGACGTCCTCGGCGTGCCCGTGGTGCGCCCCGTCGTCGCCGAGACGACGGCGCTCGGCGCGGCCTACGCGGCCGGCCTGGCCGTCGGCTTCTGGTCCGACCTCGACGAGGTGCGCGCCAACTGGGCCGAGGACAAGCGGTGGGAGCCCCAGATGGAGGAGGCCGAGCGCGAGCGCGTGCTGCGCCTGTGGAAGAAGGCCGTCACCCGCACGTTCGACTGGGTCGACGACGACGTGCGCTGACGCGGGCCGACGTCCCTGACGTCGGCCCCGACGCCGCAGGGCCCCGCACCTCCCGAGGTGCGGGGCCCTGCGGCGTCCCCGGGGCCCCGGGGAGGGCGGTCAGAAGAGCGCGGACGCGAGGGCGCGGCGGGCGGCGACGACACGCGGGTCGGCCGCGCCGACGACCTCGAAGAGCTCGACGAGGCGGACGCGGACGCGGTCGCGCTCGTCGCCGGACGTGGCGCGCACCGTCGCGACGAGCCGGCGGAAGGCGTCCTCGACGTGGCCGCCGAGGACGTCGAGGTCCGCGACGAGCAGGGCCGCGTCGACGTCGGCGGCGTCCGCGGCGGCCGCGGCCCGCGCCTGCTGCAGGTCGACGCCGCTCGTGCGGCGCAGCAGCTCGACCTGCGCCAGGCCGAGGCGGGCGTCCTCGTCGGCCGGGGCCTCCGCGAGCGCCCGCCGGTAGGCGTCCGCGGCCGCGTCGAGGTCGTCGCGCTCGATGGCGTCGTACGCCTCCTGGTGCAGCGGCGGCAGCGGCGGCTCGATGGGGCCCTCGTCCTCCGCGCCGTCGCCGGCCCCGCCGTCGAGGCGGCCCGTGACGCCCTGGCGCTGGGCCAGGTCGAGCAGCGCGTCGAGGTACTGGCGCACCTGCTCGGCCGGCAGCACCCCCTGGAAGAGGGGCACGGGCTGGCCGGCCACGAGGGCGAGGACGGCCGGCACCGTCTGCACCTGGAAGGCCGCGGCGATCTGCGGGCTCGCGTCGGCGTCCACCTCGGCGAGCAGCCAGCGGCCGGCGTCGGCGGCCACCGCCGCCCGCAGGTCGGCGGCGAGGTCGGCGGCGCCCTGCGCGCGGGGCGAGGACAGGACGACGACGACGGGCACCGACGTCGAGCCCTCGACGACCTCGCGGAAGTTCGCCTCCGTCACCGCGACGACGAGGCCGGACGCCCCGCCCTCGGCGCCGCCGCCGCCCGCCGGGCCCGCCGCGGCGGGCGCGGGCGCCGGGCGGCCGAGGCCGGAGAGGTCCACGGCCCCCCGCACGTCGAAGCCCGGCCCGGCGGGGGCGCCGCCCGGGCGGGGTCGGCCGCTGCGCTGGCTCATGGGTGTCGCCTTCCGTCGGTGGTGCGGCACGCGGTGCGTGCCGGTGCGGGCGGGCCGTCGCGGCCCCGCGGCCCGGCCCGGGGACGGGCGGGCGGACGCGGTCGGCGGCGGCGGACCGGCGCCGATGCTGCCACGACCGGCCTCCGCCCACGGCCCGGGGCGGGCGGGGCGCGGACCGGCCGGGCGGCCCGGCGGTCGGGTCAGGAGGCCTCGGCGGCCACCAGCACGCGGTCGGCCGCGACGGCACGCACCTGCGTGTCCTCGGCGTCGGCGGGCGGGACGACGAGGGCGACGGCCTCGACCCACGTCGTCGACGTGCGCTCCCCGGCCTCCCCCGCCCCCGCGAGCGCGGCCTCGTCGGCCGGCAGGCGCAGGAGGGCGCCCTCCGAGCCGGGCTCGAGCTGCTGGACCCGCTCGGTGTCGAGCAGCCCGAGGACGAGGGCGCCGCCGTCGCCGGTGGCGACGGACACGACCGAGCCCTCCCGCACGGCGCGGGTCACGGACCAGTCGAAGAAGTCGAGGGCGTCGGCCTCCGTCTCCTCGGCCGAGACGACCTGGCGGAAGGCGTCGTCGGCCACGGCCGCGGCAGCGTCCCCGGCGTCCGCGGCCGGGGTCCCGAGGGCGGCCGCGTAGGCGGCGACGGCGTCGGCGGGCGGGAGCACGAGCGCGGCGGGGTCGACGGCCGGCGTGCCCGCGTCGCCCGTGGCGGTGCCGGGCACGACGGCGCCCGGCAGGAGCCCCGCCGTCGCGACGAGCCGGTAGGGGCTGCGCGCGTCGTCCTGGACGAGCACGGACAGCTGCGGCTGCTGCTGGCCCTCGGCCTGGGTCACCGTCGCCCAGGTGCGGGGGAAGGTGCCGGCGGCGGCCGACGGGTCGACGGCGTCGGCGGGCACGGCGCCCTCCTCCGCGCCCGGCGTGGCCACGGCGGGGACGACGTCGCGCAGCACCTCGCCGCCGACCGGGGCGGGGGCGGGCGAGCCGCCCACGACACCCTGCAGCCGGTAGCGCGCGAGACGCAGCTCGGCGGCGGCGCCCGTCACGCGCGGCTCGAGGAGGGCGGCGTCGCGGGCGGCGTCGGCGGCGGCGAGCGCCTCGGACACCTCGGCGCGCACGACGTCGGCGCGGTCGGCCGTGAGCGCCGCCACGGGACCCTCGACGGCCTGCGGCCGCGGCTGCGGCACGGGCTCGGCGGCGCAGGAGGCCAGCCCGAGGGCGAGGACCCCGGCGACGCCGAGGGCGGCGGGACGACGGACGGCGCGGCTCATCGGGTCTCCTCGGGGGCGGCCGCGGCCAGGGCGCGGCGGCGGCGGCGGGACGCCAGGGCGGTGACGACGGCGAGGACCAGCGCGAGCACGAGGGCGGCGACGCCCCCGGCCACGAGCGGGGCGGCCTCCGGGCCGGCGACCTGCTCCTGCGGCCAGGTGAGCGTCAGCTCGTCCGGGGCGGGCGCCGTCCCGTCGGTCGCCGCGAGGACGACCCAGCGGCCCTCCGGCGGGGCGAGCTCGAAGGACGCCGAGCCCTCCCCCGTGGCGACCTGGGTCCACAGGTCCGAGGTCGCGGGCTCGGGCAGCGCGGGCTCCCCGGCGTCGGGCGTGGCCGGCGGGGTGACGGCGAGGGACGTCGCGGCCTCGCCCTCGGCGGGCTGCTCGAGGCCCCCGACGACGGTCGTCGGCACGCCGTCCAGCCACGCCATGGCGTCGACCTCGCGGGCGAGGACGAGGGTGACGGGGCGGTCGGCGGCGGTCGCGGTCACCGTGACGGGGCCGGGGCGCGTCTCGAGGACGCCCGGGGCGGTGACGAGGACGCGGGTGCCGTCGTCGGCGGCGCCGGTGACGGCGGTGGCCGAGACCGTGGCCGACGGCAGCCACACCGTGCGGGCGGCGACGCCGAGACCGAGGGCGGTGAGGCCGAGGACGGCCAGCAGGGCCGTCGCGACGACCCCGGCGACGACGGCGCCGCGCCGCGGGCGGACGGGGCCGGCGGCCCGGGGGGCCTCGGGGGCGGCAGCGGCCGGCGCGGGCCAGGGGGCGGCCGGCCGGCCGGGGGTCCCGTCGGGGTTCTCCTCGGGGGCCCGGTCGGCGGTGCCGTCGGCGGGCGGGGTGGGGTGGGGCACGGGGGTCCTGTCGGTCGGGGACGGTGGCCGGCCGTGCGCGGGCGCACGACGGGGCCCCGGCCGCTCGGCCGGGGCCCGTGCCCCCAGCGAGCCGTGGGGCGGGAGGGGCGCTACGGGGCGCCGGGGGCGGAGGTCGGCCCGGGGGCCGCCTCGACGACGGCCGCCTCGAGGCGGTCGACCTTGCCCTGGAGCTCGCCCGAGCGGCCGGGGCGGATGTCCGCCTTCAGCACGAGGGAGAGGCGGGCGTCGGGGCCGGCGTGCTGCCCGACCGCCTCGGTGGCGCGGCGGACGACGTCCATGACCTCGTCCCAGCTGCCCTCGACCGTCGTGAACATCGCGTCGGTCCGGTTCGGCAGCCCGCTCTCCCGCACGACCCGCACGGCCGCGGCGACGGCTCCCGCGAGGGAGTCACCGGCCTGCGGGGCGACGGAGAAGGCGACGAGCACCCGTCCACGGTACCCGCGCGACGGGGGTGCTCGTGACCGTCCCGTGACCAGGGCCCGTCGTCCGGGACGGCGCGGGGGCGGTCGCCGGGACGTCCCCGGGCCGTCGCAGGGCCCTCACGGGGCCGCACCTGCCCGGCGGCCGGGCGCCTGCGCACCCCCCTCGCCGTGGCCCTAGGTTCCCCGCATGAGCACCGAGGACGGGGCGGCACGCCCTGCCGTGGCGGACGTCCTGGGCGGCGGGCCCGCGCCGCAGCTGCTCGGCCTCGACCACGTCGGCGTGGCCACGGCCGACCTCGCCGCGGCCCTCGACCTCCACGTCCGGGTGCTGGGGATGCGGGTCGTCCACGAGGAGACCAACGAGGAGCAGGGCGTCCACGAGGTGATGCTCGTCGTCGGGCCGCTCGACGACGGCCCCCGCGTCCAGCTGCTCGCCCCGACCGGTGCCGGCTCGCCCGTCGCCCGCTTCCTCGACCGCCGCGGGCCCGGGCTCCAGCAGGTCGCCTACCGCGTGCGCGACGTCGCCGCCGCCACCGCCGCCCTCACGGCCGCGGGGCTGCGGGTCCTCCCCCCGGCCGTGCGCACGGGGACGGCCGGCAGCCGCGTCGCCTTCGTCCACCCGGCCGACGCGGGCGGGGTGCTCGTCGAGCTCGTCGAGCACGTCCCCGACGCCCCGGACGCCTCGGACGCCGGGGACGCCCGGGACGGCCGCGACGCCGGGGCGCCGGCGTGAGCCCCTCCCCCGACGGCGTCCCCGACGTCCCCGACGACGGCACGCCTCCCCCGCCGCCCGCCGGCCGCCGGCCGCGTCGGGTCCCCCGGTGGCGGCGGGCGCTGCGGGCGGCGCGGGAGGCCCGCACGGTCGCGCCGCCCCCGCACGACGAGACCCTCGACGACGTCCTGGCGCACGCCCCGCCGCCGCCCCCGCCGCCCGCGCCCGGCCTGGCGGCCCCGCGCCCCGACGAGGCGGAGGGGCCCTTCGGGCCGCTGGGGACCGCCTTCAACCGGTCCCACCCCTTCTACCTCGGCTTCGTCGGGGCCGTCGGCGTCCTCGTCGCGCTCCTGCTCGCGCGCGCGGTCACCGAGCTCGCGCAGGTCATCACGTTCGTCCTCATCGCCTTCTTCCTCGCCCTGGCGCTCGAGCCCGTCGTCGACGCCCTGGAACGGCGGGGGCTGCCGCGACCGGCGGGCATCGTCGCCGTCTTCGGCGGGCTCCTCGTGCTCGTCGGGTCCTTCGTCGCCGCCGTCATCCCGGTGCTCGTGGAGCAGGCCGCCGAGCTCGTCCAGGCGGTCCCGGACACGGTCGCCGACATCCAGGGCCAGCAGTGGTTCCTCGACCTCGACGAGCGCTACGACGTCGTCGGCCGGGTGAGCGCCGAGGTGACGGAGGCGCTGACGACGGGCGACGGCCTGCAGGTCCTCGCGGGCGGGCTGCTCGGCGCGGGCCAGGCCGTCGTCTCCGGCGTCGTGTCGACCCTCACCGTGCTCGTGCTGACGCTCTACCTGCTGGCCTCGCTGCGGGCCGCCCGCGCCGCCGGGTACCGGCTGGTGCCCGCCTCGCGCCGGCGCCGGGTGCAGCTGCTCGGCGACGAGATCAGCCGCCGGATCGGCGGGTACGTCATCGGGCAGCTCTCGCTGGCGACCCTCAACGGCGTCCTCACCTACGTGCTGGTCCTCGTCCTCGACCTGCCCTACGCCATCGTCCTCGCGGTGACGGTCGGCCTGCTCGGCGTCATCCCGCTCATCGGGGCGACGCTCGGCGCCGTCGTCGTCGCGGTCGTCGCCCTGGCCACCTCGCCGTGGCTCGCGCTCGTCGTGGCCGTCTACTACCTCGTCTACCAGCAGCTGGAGAACTACGTC
The genomic region above belongs to Pseudokineococcus lusitanus and contains:
- a CDS encoding glycerol-3-phosphate dehydrogenase/oxidase; amino-acid sequence: MSTSTTTATSRQVGPSTALSPASRTEALRRMRSETLDVLVVGGGVTGAGAALDAASRGLTVGVLERRDWAAGTSSRASKLIHGGLRYLEMLDFHLVHEALRERGLLVDRLAPHLVHPVPFLFPLEKQWQRFYIGAGIALYDGMAGVLGRTGGEGRRTVPLHRHMTRKGLHRRFRDFRRDAAVGAIQYWDAKVDDARLVHVLVRTAVGHGALAAARTQVVGYLEEGGRVVGVRAVDLESGEEIAVRARHVVGATGVWTDEIQELFRTRGLEVRASKGVHIIVPKEAVDGESGLILRTEKSVLFVIPWETHWVIGTTDTPWDLEKDHPVATSEDIEYLLDHANAVLSRPLSRDDVIGVYTGLRPLLQPTAKGDLPGEGGEKGGKGGGDPTTTTKVSREHTVATLRPGLTVVAGGKYTTYRVMARDVVDAALADAAPGDRPAGPSLTADLPLAGADGYGVRWAQRSRIAAERGWSVERVEHLLHRYGSLLDEVLALVDADPSLGEPLEGAEHYLRVEALYAATHEGALHVEDVLTRRTRLSYEQADRGTASARAVADLLAGPLGWDAAQVAEEVASYLARVEAERAAEVEDDDAAAERRRLEAPDIRPDVPVTSAGGPAAA
- a CDS encoding CGNR zinc finger domain-containing protein, with protein sequence MHFNHDGRASVRLAVDLVNAPPGGPADLARRCAAAGLVLPAAVDDAAVAGVRDVLEGGWLAVVDAAGEGRAAAVNALLRRWTAAPRMTDHDGSGWHLHHHGAVDVVGQVAALVAVGTALHLVARGPDRLGRCAAAGCERVWADLSRAGRQEYCSARCGNRAAVARSRDRARARAGR
- a CDS encoding MIP/aquaporin family protein, which translates into the protein MAPSLADVFLSEVLGTATLTLLGCGVVANALLARTKGFAGGPLFINFGWGLAVFAGVYVAYASGAHLNPAVTIGLLVSGSDYAPGVEATLGSTLVYFSAEMIGGFLGAVVCWLAYKKHFDATEDGSLKLAVFSTGPEIRSYPWNVLTEVIATFVLVLVILLFGRTPAALGAIPVALLVVGIGASLGGPTGYAINPARDLGPRIAHALLPIPGKGGSDWAYAWVPVVGPVIGGALAGVVFYAFPVLS
- the glpK gene encoding glycerol kinase GlpK; translation: MTESTSSARYVVAIDQGTTSTRAIVFDHAGTIVSTGQLEHEQIFPRAGWVEHDPAEIWRNTREVIGQALSRADITRHDVAAVGITNQRETTVVWDKNTGEPVYNAIVWQDVRTQPIVDRLAADGGVDRFRQVCGLPLNPYFAGTKIMWVLENVEGARERAEAGDLLFGTTDSWVLWNLTGGTDGGVHLTDVTNASRTLFMDLRTLQWDDDVLAAMDIPRAMLPEIRSSSEVYGTVRASSLLRETPIAGILGDQQAATFGQAAFSPGEAKNTYGTGNFLIVNTGEDLVFSDNGLLTTMAYRLGDAKPVYALEGAIAVTGSLVQWLRDNLGLVSSASEIEALAGSVEDNGGVYVVPAFSGLFAPYWRGDARGAVVGLTRYVTKAHIARAALEATAFQTREVLDAADADSGVPLTELRVDGGMVVNDLLMQFQADVLGVPVVRPVVAETTALGAAYAAGLAVGFWSDLDEVRANWAEDKRWEPQMEEAERERVLRLWKKAVTRTFDWVDDDVR
- a CDS encoding sugar-binding transcriptional regulator; its protein translation is MPVDDDDLERVARRYWIDRVTMDVVAREEGVSRSTVSRMLDAARARGIVTVTVAPVHGRAPALAAALGDRFGVEAVVAPVPEGATELARLEAVADATAGLLGDLMGSGLVLGVAWGTTTSAVARHLVARSTVDAHVVQLNGAANSRSTGLGYAGEVIDRFGAAWGAEVHQFPVPAFFDAAATRRAMWRERSVQGVLALQQRCDVALFGVGAVAGGVPSRVYTAGYLTDADRLSLAEEHVVGDVCTVFLRADGSWQGVPLNARSSGPPPPVLRRIPRRVCAVAGTGKVPALAAALAAGLVTDLVVDGSTARRLLSHR
- a CDS encoding tetratricopeptide repeat protein, with product MSQRSGRPRPGGAPAGPGFDVRGAVDLSGLGRPAPAPAAAGPAGGGGAEGGASGLVVAVTEANFREVVEGSTSVPVVVVLSSPRAQGAADLAADLRAAVAADAGRWLLAEVDADASPQIAAAFQVQTVPAVLALVAGQPVPLFQGVLPAEQVRQYLDALLDLAQRQGVTGRLDGGAGDGAEDEGPIEPPLPPLHQEAYDAIERDDLDAAADAYRRALAEAPADEDARLGLAQVELLRRTSGVDLQQARAAAAADAADVDAALLVADLDVLGGHVEDAFRRLVATVRATSGDERDRVRVRLVELFEVVGAADPRVVAARRALASALF
- a CDS encoding MFS transporter codes for the protein MTAAGPTAATRRRNPLAAPHPAPRLPDDEVARRYPRLRVQVFAGIFIGYAAYYLIRNNVPLVATLLRDEQGFSAVGLGIITNAVLVAYGLSKFLSAMVSDRSDARLFLPVGLALSAVANLVVGLVPAVSASVALLAVVMVVNGWFQGMGWPPSGRVLVHWFSTGERGRRTALWNVAHNVGGAGSGALAGLAVAWFGGYRAAFWFPALVCLVLAVVAYVLLRDRPEAVGLPRIEEHRSDPAPVDTEAEDAGLSSWQVVRRHVLRNRTMVNLALANVFVYMLRYGVLVWAPVYLADVRGASLGEGIAGFSLFELAGIPGTLLCGWVSDRVFRGRRTPAGVLFLGGVAAAVAVYWLSPVDGPLWVSYAALVVIGGLIYGPVMLIGLQALDLSPRHVAGTAAGFTGLFGYVLGATLASTGIGLSVTAFGWDTTFVLILVGVAVAVGFLLLVGRDETALRARRAATPTT